The Impatiens glandulifera chromosome 3, dImpGla2.1, whole genome shotgun sequence genome contains a region encoding:
- the LOC124930425 gene encoding universal stress protein YxiE-like yields MTAVEQPKRKILVAVDDGEESIYALEWCLKNIVNDQNNGSKDTLVLLYASPPPVVYGAMDGTGYLLSSDIMHIMERHKKEMVKSVIEKAKMVCKDLQNVKVETMWEIGDARDVICNTAEKLQVDMVVMGSHGYGIIKRTLLGSVSNHCAQNLKCPVLVVKRKMTTK; encoded by the exons ATGACAGCCGTAGAACAACCCAAAAGGAAGATTCTAGTGGCCGTTGATGATGGAGAAGAGAGCATCTATGCCCTAGAATGGTGCTTAAAGAACATTGTCAACGATCAGAATAATGGTTCCAAAGATACCCTTGTCCTTCTCTATGCTAGTCCTCCTCCGGTTGTGTATGGGGCCATGGATGGAACAG GGTATTTGTTATCATCGGACATCATGCATATAATGGAGAGACACAAAAAGGAGATGGTTAAGAGTGTCATAGAAAAGGCTAAGATGGTTTGCAAGGATCTTCAAAAT GTGAAAGTAGAGACCATGTGGGAAATTGGAGATGCAAGGGATGTGATCTGCAACACTGCTGAGAAGCTGCAAGTAGACATGGTGGTCATGGGTAGCCATGGCTATGGCATCATCAAGAG AACATTGTTGGGGAGTGTGAGCAACCATTGTGCACAGAATCTCAAATGCCCTGTTTTAGTTGTCAAGAGGAAGATGACCACAAAATAA
- the LOC124930424 gene encoding calreticulin-like → MGRNPTLITLSLLSLLSIATAAVFFEERFEDGWENRWVKSEWKKDEGVAGEWNFTSGKWNGDANDKGIQTSEDYRFYAISAKFPEFSNKDKVLVFQFSVKHEQKLDCGGGYMKLLSGDVDQKKFGGETPYSIMFGPDICGYTTKKVHAILTYNDTNHLIKKDVPCETDQLTHVYTFILRPDVTYSILVDNVEKQSGSLHADWDLLPPRQIKDPNSKKPEDWDDNEFIADPEDKKPEGYDDIPKEVVDPEAKKPEDWDEEEDGEWTVPTIPNPDYTGPWEAKQIKNPNYKGKWKTPKIDNPDFKEDPDLYVYPKLSHVGIELWQVKSGTLFDNVLITDEPEYAKKVAEETWGKQKDAEKAAFDELEKKREEEESKNPPADSDAEGEDGDSDSEEAKIDADINKDVESEDEGDAAASHHHDEL, encoded by the exons ATGGGTCGAAACCCTACTTTGATcactctctctcttctctctctcctctcGATCGCCACTGCTGCAGTGTTCTTTGAAGAACGATTCGAAG ATGGATGGGAGAATCGTTGGGTGAAATCTGAATGGAAGAAGGATGAAGGAGTTGCTGGAGAATGGAACTTTACATCTGGAAAATGGAACGGTGATGCTAATGATAAAG GTATTCAAACCAGTGAAGATTACAGGTTCTATGCTATATCAGCTAAGTTTCCTGAATTTAGCAACAAGGACAAGGTTTTAGTTTTCCAATTCTCAGTTAAGCATGAACAAAAGCTTGACTGTGGTGGTGGATACATGAAATTGCTTAGTGGTGATGTTGATCAGAAGAAATTTGGTGGTGAAACCCCATATAGTATTATGTTTGGTCCTGATATTTGCGGTTATACAACCAAGAAAGTTCATGCTATTCTAACATACAATGATACTAATCATTTGATCAAGAAGGATGTTCCATGTGAGACTGATCAGCTTACTCATGTTTACACATTTATCCTCCGCCCTGATGTTACTTACAGCATCTTGGTTGATAATGTGGAGAAACAATCTGGTAGCTTACATGCTGATTGGGATCTTTTGCCCCCTAGGCAAATCAAGGACCCAAACTCAAAGAAA CCTGAGGACTGGGATGACAATGAGTTCATTGCTGACCCTGAAGACAAGAAACCAGAg GGATATGATGATATTCCCAAGGAGGTCGTTGACCCTGAAGCCAAGAAG cCTGAAGATTGGGATGAGGAAGAAGATGGTGAGTGGACAGTCCCCACCATTCCTAACCCTGACTACACTGGTCCATGGGAGGCAAAG CAAATCAAGAACCCTAACTACAAGGGCAAGTGGAAGACACCAAAGATTGACAACCCAG ACTTTAAGGAGGATCCTGATTTGTATGTTTATCCTAAGTTGAGCCATGTTGGAATTGAGTTGTGGCAG GTGAAATCTGGAACTCTATTCGACAACGTTTTGATTACCGACGAACCTGAATATGCAAAGAAAGTGGCTGAAGAAACATGGGGAAAACAAAAAGAT GCTGAGAAGGCTGCATTTGATGAACTTGAGAAGAAGAGGGAAGAGGAGGAATCAAAGAATCCCCCAGCTGATTCTGAT GCCGAAGGAGAAGATGGTGACAGTGATAGTGAGGAAGCCAAAATTGATGCTGATATTAACAAAGATGTTGAAAgtgaagatgaaggtgatgcTGCTGCTTCACATCATCat GATGAACTATAA
- the LOC124929349 gene encoding protein SEMI-ROLLED LEAF 2 isoform X2, translated as MGVISRKIFPACESMCICCPALRSRSRQPVKRYKKLLAEIFPKSNDELPNERKIVKLCEYAAKNPFRIPKIAEYLEERCYKELRNDHVKFITIVGETYNKLISMCREQMVYFVVSLLNVVTQLLDSPKQNVVRIIGCQTLTRFIYSQVDGTYTHNIENMVQKVCMLARETGQDSEKCSLRASSMQCLSAMMWFMVEFSYVFDDLDEIVSVTLDNYEPNTQSENDDEKGEPHHNWVDEVVRCEARNGGVAGSELMITSSIITRLRPEKKDASLLTREEIEDPKVWAQICIQRMVELAKESSTMRRVLDPIFVCLDTKRQWIPRQSLSTTVLSDMCYFTDNTVSRQLVLALLVHHLDHKNVYHDPQIKSNIIQIATGLVQQIRSEGVITDIGFVSDLCRHLRKSLQATSDSVGEQELNMNITLQNAIENCLLETAKGIVDARPLFDMMALTMEKLPSVRDVARSTIGSMIILAHTFSLVSSNLLSQQVFPEALLVQLLKAMLHPDPQVCAGAHQIFSALIIPNSNHTKKWQSHETSAYASVTVLLERLRKETDGTKIEKQGITTQDDSNKDIESAEEEWKNGRAHRSSPSFLKLSSIVDKTSGMTNSTEGGPSVMKFNEDQIAQLLSAFWVQANCPDNLPSNIEAIAHSFCLTLISVRLKSPNNNLVVRFFQLPLSLRNMALDPNYDTWSPSYRRLVLVLSTAMLMFAAKNYQISDLPLVESDIDPYVGISGDYQLYLKPRANLKKFGSDADNQVALASLSELGDKLCDSDEVLVNAIAQSLSCTFELEVSDLVGQLLEAFTPDDAFVFGPHSLVDFSYLEDIMNSSESLSSDMDFATNSAIDDAQSESSVTDLSRFIPKLPVSPLTSHVIGVGQLLESALEVAGHVAGSSVSTSPLPYSIMANQCETFGTCSRQKLCSWLSYESNHYSTTLSSNTNSESMKMSDGGDDDDERESGQPAEPWLALRLPPASPFDNFLRAARF; from the exons ATGGGTGTAATTTCAAGGAAGATATTCCCAGCTTGCGAGAGTATGTGTATATGCTGCCCTGCACTTAGGTCAAGATCTCGACAACCCGTCAAACGCTACAAGAAATTACTGGCTGAAATTTTCCCCAAATCAAAT GATGAGCTTCCAAATGAGAGGAAGATCGTCAAGCTTTGTGAATATGCAGCCAAAAATCCTTTTAGAATTCCAAAG ATTGCAGAATATCTTGAAGAAAGGTGTTATAAGGAACTGCGAAATGATCATGTTAAATTTATTACCATTGTTGGGGAAACTTATAACAAGTTAATTTCCATGTGTAGAGAGCAAAT GGTGTATTTTGTTGTCAGTTTGCTGAATGTTGTAACCCAACTCTTGGATAGCCCTAAACAAAATGTTGTAAGGATAATTGGTTGCCAAACCCTAACCAGGTTCATTTATAGTCAG GTGGATGGAACTTACACCCATAATATCGAGAACATGGTTCAAAAAGTATGTATGCTAGCTCGTGAGACTGGGCAAGATAGTGAAAAATGCAGCTTGAGAGCCTCAAGCATGCAATGCCTTTCAGCAATG ATGTGGTTCATGGTGGAGTTCTCATATGTTTTTGATGATCTTGACGAG ATTGTGTCTGTCACTTTGGATAACTATGAGCCAAATACGCAAAGTGAAAATGACGATGAAAAAGGTGAACCACATCACAATTGGGTGGATGAGGTTGTGAGATGTGAAGCAAGGAATGGCGGTGTGGCTGGTAGTGAGTTGATGATCACTAGCTCTATAATCACCAGACTTCGACCTGAAAAGAAAGATGCTTCCCTTTTAACCAG GGAGGAGATTGAGGATCCTAAAGTATGGGCACAGATATGCATACAAAGAATGGTGGAATTGGCGAAAGAAAGTTCAACAATGCGTCGGGTACTAGACCCGATATTCGTTTGCTTAGATACTAAACGACAGTGGATTCCTCGTCAGAGTTTGTCTACGACGGTTTTGTCTGACATGTGCTATTTTACAGATAATACAG TGAGTAGGCAATTAGTTCTAGCTCTTCTTGTTCATCACTTGGACCACAAAAATGTTTACCACGATCCACAAATTAAGTCGAATATAATCCAAATCGCCACTGGTTTGGTTCAGCAAATCAGATCTGAGGGTGTGATAACCGATATTGGATTTGTCAGCGATCTCTGTAGGCATTTGAGAAAGAGTCTTCAAGCAACGTCTGACTCTGTTGGAGAGCAAGAACTAAACATGAATATCACACTGCAGAATGCTATTGAAAATTGCTTGCTGGAGACTGCCAAAGGG ATTGTTGATGCACGGCCTCTCTTTGACATGATGGCGTTAACTATGGAGAAACTCCCATCCGTTAGAGATGTGGCCCGATCTACCATAGGATCTATGATCATTCTTGCTCACACGTTTTCTTTGGTGTCTTCCAACTTACTTTCTCAGCAG GTTTTTCCCGAAGCACTTCTTGTTCAACTTCTGAAAGCGATGTTACATCCAGACCCTCAAGTATGTGCGGGCGCTCATCAAATATTTTCTGCTCTAATCATCCCGAACTCCAATCATACAAAGAAATGGCAATCACACGAAACATCTGCATATGCCTCCGTCACCGTTCTTCTCGAAAGGCTTCGCAAAGAAACAGATGGAACCAAAATCGAGAAACAAGGGATAACAACCCAAGATGATTCTAATAAGGACATTGAATCTGCCGAGGAGGAATGGAAGAACGGTCGAGCTCATAGAAGTTCGCCTAGTTTTCTCAAACTAAGTTCAATTGTTGACAAGACTAGCGGAATGACTAACTCGACTGAG GGGGGACCATCTGTTATGAAATTTAATGAAGACCAGATAGCCCAGTTATTGTCTGCCTTCTGGGTACAAGCTAACTGTCCAGATAATCTTCCTTCAAACATTGAAGCCATTGCTCACTCTTTCTGCTTAACGCTTATTTCAGTGCGGCTTAAG AGTCCAAATAACAATTTAGTTGTTCGCTTCTTTCAACTTCCTCTGTCACTTAGGAACATGGCACTGGACCCTAACTATG ATACTTGGTCTCCGTCATACAGAAGACTTGTTCTTGTATTATCAACTGCAATGTTGATGTTTGCAGCAAAAAATTATCAGATTTCTGACTTGCCTTTGGTGGAATCTGAT ATTGATCCGTATGTTGGCATCAGTGGTGATTACCAACTATACTTGAAGCCTCGAGCAAATCTGAAGAAATTTGGCTCTGATGCTGATAATCAAGTAGCTTTGGCTTCGTTATCTGAATTAGGAgataaattatgtgattcaGACGAGGTTCTTGTGAATGCAATAGCTCAGAGCTTGTCATGCACATTTGAG CTGGAGGTAAGTGATCTCGTTGGACAACTTTTGGAGGCCTTCACACCCGACGATGCTTTCGTGTTTGGTCCACATTCCTTGGTTGATTTTAGTTACCTTGAGGATATTATGAATTCTAGTGAATCTCTGTCTTCTGACATG GATTTTGCAACAAATTCCGCAATTGATGACGCACAGAGTGAATCCTCTGTTACTGATCTTTCTCGCTTCATTCCCAAATTGCCTGTATCCCCTTTGACGTCTCATGTCATTGGCGTTGGGCAGCTTTTGGAATCG GCACTTGAAGTTGCAGGTCACGTGGCTGGATCATCTGTTTCAACTTCCCCACTTCCATACAGCATAATGGCTAACCAATGTGAGACTTTCGGCACATGTTCAAGGCAAAAGCTGTGTAGTTGGTTGTCCTATGAAAGCAATCACTACTCGACAACTTTATCTTCAAATACAAACTCGGAATCTATGAAG ATGAGCGACGGTGGTGATGACGACGACGAAAGGGAGAGTGGGCAGCCAGCAGAACCGTGGTTGGCTCTGAGGCTCCCGCCAGCTAGCCCGTTTGATAACTTCCTCAGAGCAGCCAGATTCTAG
- the LOC124929349 gene encoding protein SEMI-ROLLED LEAF 2 isoform X1, with amino-acid sequence MGVISRKIFPACESMCICCPALRSRSRQPVKRYKKLLAEIFPKSNDELPNERKIVKLCEYAAKNPFRIPKIAEYLEERCYKELRNDHVKFITIVGETYNKLISMCREQMVYFVVSLLNVVTQLLDSPKQNVVRIIGCQTLTRFIYSQVDGTYTHNIENMVQKVCMLARETGQDSEKCSLRASSMQCLSAMMWFMVEFSYVFDDLDEIVSVTLDNYEPNTQSENDDEKGEPHHNWVDEVVRCEARNGGVAGSELMITSSIITRLRPEKKDASLLTREEIEDPKVWAQICIQRMVELAKESSTMRRVLDPIFVCLDTKRQWIPRQSLSTTVLSDMCYFTDNTVSRQLVLALLVHHLDHKNVYHDPQIKSNIIQIATGLVQQIRSEGVITDIGFVSDLCRHLRKSLQATSDSVGEQELNMNITLQNAIENCLLETAKGIVDARPLFDMMALTMEKLPSVRDVARSTIGSMIILAHTFSLVSSNLLSQQVFPEALLVQLLKAMLHPDPQVCAGAHQIFSALIIPNSNHTKKWQSHETSAYASVTVLLERLRKETDGTKIEKQGITTQDDSNKDIESAEEEWKNGRAHRSSPSFLKLSSIVDKTSGMTNSTEGGPSVMKFNEDQIAQLLSAFWVQANCPDNLPSNIEAIAHSFCLTLISVRLKSPNNNLVVRFFQLPLSLRNMALDPNYDTWSPSYRRLVLVLSTAMLMFAAKNYQISDLPLVESDVSFEILAYFSFYCGTQPVSTVQIDPYVGISGDYQLYLKPRANLKKFGSDADNQVALASLSELGDKLCDSDEVLVNAIAQSLSCTFELEVSDLVGQLLEAFTPDDAFVFGPHSLVDFSYLEDIMNSSESLSSDMDFATNSAIDDAQSESSVTDLSRFIPKLPVSPLTSHVIGVGQLLESALEVAGHVAGSSVSTSPLPYSIMANQCETFGTCSRQKLCSWLSYESNHYSTTLSSNTNSESMKMSDGGDDDDERESGQPAEPWLALRLPPASPFDNFLRAARF; translated from the exons ATGGGTGTAATTTCAAGGAAGATATTCCCAGCTTGCGAGAGTATGTGTATATGCTGCCCTGCACTTAGGTCAAGATCTCGACAACCCGTCAAACGCTACAAGAAATTACTGGCTGAAATTTTCCCCAAATCAAAT GATGAGCTTCCAAATGAGAGGAAGATCGTCAAGCTTTGTGAATATGCAGCCAAAAATCCTTTTAGAATTCCAAAG ATTGCAGAATATCTTGAAGAAAGGTGTTATAAGGAACTGCGAAATGATCATGTTAAATTTATTACCATTGTTGGGGAAACTTATAACAAGTTAATTTCCATGTGTAGAGAGCAAAT GGTGTATTTTGTTGTCAGTTTGCTGAATGTTGTAACCCAACTCTTGGATAGCCCTAAACAAAATGTTGTAAGGATAATTGGTTGCCAAACCCTAACCAGGTTCATTTATAGTCAG GTGGATGGAACTTACACCCATAATATCGAGAACATGGTTCAAAAAGTATGTATGCTAGCTCGTGAGACTGGGCAAGATAGTGAAAAATGCAGCTTGAGAGCCTCAAGCATGCAATGCCTTTCAGCAATG ATGTGGTTCATGGTGGAGTTCTCATATGTTTTTGATGATCTTGACGAG ATTGTGTCTGTCACTTTGGATAACTATGAGCCAAATACGCAAAGTGAAAATGACGATGAAAAAGGTGAACCACATCACAATTGGGTGGATGAGGTTGTGAGATGTGAAGCAAGGAATGGCGGTGTGGCTGGTAGTGAGTTGATGATCACTAGCTCTATAATCACCAGACTTCGACCTGAAAAGAAAGATGCTTCCCTTTTAACCAG GGAGGAGATTGAGGATCCTAAAGTATGGGCACAGATATGCATACAAAGAATGGTGGAATTGGCGAAAGAAAGTTCAACAATGCGTCGGGTACTAGACCCGATATTCGTTTGCTTAGATACTAAACGACAGTGGATTCCTCGTCAGAGTTTGTCTACGACGGTTTTGTCTGACATGTGCTATTTTACAGATAATACAG TGAGTAGGCAATTAGTTCTAGCTCTTCTTGTTCATCACTTGGACCACAAAAATGTTTACCACGATCCACAAATTAAGTCGAATATAATCCAAATCGCCACTGGTTTGGTTCAGCAAATCAGATCTGAGGGTGTGATAACCGATATTGGATTTGTCAGCGATCTCTGTAGGCATTTGAGAAAGAGTCTTCAAGCAACGTCTGACTCTGTTGGAGAGCAAGAACTAAACATGAATATCACACTGCAGAATGCTATTGAAAATTGCTTGCTGGAGACTGCCAAAGGG ATTGTTGATGCACGGCCTCTCTTTGACATGATGGCGTTAACTATGGAGAAACTCCCATCCGTTAGAGATGTGGCCCGATCTACCATAGGATCTATGATCATTCTTGCTCACACGTTTTCTTTGGTGTCTTCCAACTTACTTTCTCAGCAG GTTTTTCCCGAAGCACTTCTTGTTCAACTTCTGAAAGCGATGTTACATCCAGACCCTCAAGTATGTGCGGGCGCTCATCAAATATTTTCTGCTCTAATCATCCCGAACTCCAATCATACAAAGAAATGGCAATCACACGAAACATCTGCATATGCCTCCGTCACCGTTCTTCTCGAAAGGCTTCGCAAAGAAACAGATGGAACCAAAATCGAGAAACAAGGGATAACAACCCAAGATGATTCTAATAAGGACATTGAATCTGCCGAGGAGGAATGGAAGAACGGTCGAGCTCATAGAAGTTCGCCTAGTTTTCTCAAACTAAGTTCAATTGTTGACAAGACTAGCGGAATGACTAACTCGACTGAG GGGGGACCATCTGTTATGAAATTTAATGAAGACCAGATAGCCCAGTTATTGTCTGCCTTCTGGGTACAAGCTAACTGTCCAGATAATCTTCCTTCAAACATTGAAGCCATTGCTCACTCTTTCTGCTTAACGCTTATTTCAGTGCGGCTTAAG AGTCCAAATAACAATTTAGTTGTTCGCTTCTTTCAACTTCCTCTGTCACTTAGGAACATGGCACTGGACCCTAACTATG ATACTTGGTCTCCGTCATACAGAAGACTTGTTCTTGTATTATCAACTGCAATGTTGATGTTTGCAGCAAAAAATTATCAGATTTCTGACTTGCCTTTGGTGGAATCTGATGTGAGTTTTGAAATTCTTgcatatttttctttctattgtGGCACTCAACCTGTGTCTACGGTACAGATTGATCCGTATGTTGGCATCAGTGGTGATTACCAACTATACTTGAAGCCTCGAGCAAATCTGAAGAAATTTGGCTCTGATGCTGATAATCAAGTAGCTTTGGCTTCGTTATCTGAATTAGGAgataaattatgtgattcaGACGAGGTTCTTGTGAATGCAATAGCTCAGAGCTTGTCATGCACATTTGAG CTGGAGGTAAGTGATCTCGTTGGACAACTTTTGGAGGCCTTCACACCCGACGATGCTTTCGTGTTTGGTCCACATTCCTTGGTTGATTTTAGTTACCTTGAGGATATTATGAATTCTAGTGAATCTCTGTCTTCTGACATG GATTTTGCAACAAATTCCGCAATTGATGACGCACAGAGTGAATCCTCTGTTACTGATCTTTCTCGCTTCATTCCCAAATTGCCTGTATCCCCTTTGACGTCTCATGTCATTGGCGTTGGGCAGCTTTTGGAATCG GCACTTGAAGTTGCAGGTCACGTGGCTGGATCATCTGTTTCAACTTCCCCACTTCCATACAGCATAATGGCTAACCAATGTGAGACTTTCGGCACATGTTCAAGGCAAAAGCTGTGTAGTTGGTTGTCCTATGAAAGCAATCACTACTCGACAACTTTATCTTCAAATACAAACTCGGAATCTATGAAG ATGAGCGACGGTGGTGATGACGACGACGAAAGGGAGAGTGGGCAGCCAGCAGAACCGTGGTTGGCTCTGAGGCTCCCGCCAGCTAGCCCGTTTGATAACTTCCTCAGAGCAGCCAGATTCTAG
- the LOC124932597 gene encoding U-box domain-containing protein 26-like, whose product MQIDITIQIPYHFRCPISLELMQDPVTISTGQTYDRSSIESWISTSTSTATTCPVTRSPITDLNLIPNHTLRRLIQQWCVANHSSGIQRIPTPKQPVEPAAVRSFLNQISNKTNSFNSRLSALKRIKTLVKESEKNRTVFTHLNTHKILLSIIFDNESSSSSELIHQSIAILATHLTLGESETAFILSDCNRLEYLISLLFHSCFEVRVNSAALIETVVAGTRSEMITVDEIYRGIIGILNSTEANQRAIKIGIKTIFALCLVKQHRFKAVEAGAAEAIVGRLPDLDKCDSERALATVELLCRIPNGCSVFERNAMMTVPILVKIILKISDRATEYAAGALLSLCSASEICRKEAIIAGVWTQLLLLVQSDCTERAKRKAQMLLKLVRDAWPEESTPALISDEIGYSDVVLY is encoded by the coding sequence ATGCAAATTGACATAACCATCCAAATCCCATATCATTTCAGGTGTCCAATCTCCTTAGAACTCATGCAAGATCCAGTCACCATCTCCACCGGTCAGACCTACGACCGTTCAAGTATAGAATCATGgatctccacctccacctccaccgcCACAACTTGTCCCGTTACCCGTTCACCCATAACCGACTTAAACCTAATCCCAAATCACACCCTCCGCCGCCTCATTCAACAATGGTGTGTCGCCAACCACTCTTCCGGCATCCAACGGATTCCAACACCCAAACAACCAGTAGAACCGGCCGCCGTTCGCTCCTTTCTTAAccaaatttcaaacaaaaccaaTTCCTTCAATTCCCGTTTATCCGCACTCAAACGAATCAAAACCCTCGTTAAAGAATCAGAAAAGAATCGAACTGTTTTCACCCATCTCAATACCCACAAAATTCTCCTCTCAATCATCTTCGATAATGAGTCGTCATCCTCATCAGAATTGATTCACCAATCAATTGCCATTCTCGCAACCCATCTCACTCTTGGCGAATCCGAAACCGCCTTCATCCTTTCCGATTGTAACAGATTAGAGTACCTCATATCACTTCTATTCCATTCATGCTTCGAAGTGAGAGTGAATTCAGCTGCATTGATTGAAACAGTTGTAGCAGGAACAAGATCAGAGATGATTACAGTAGACGAGATATACAGAGGAATAATCGGGATATTAAATTCAACAGAAGCGAATCAACGTGCGATTAAGATCGGAATCAAAACGATATTCGCTTTGTGTTTAGTAAAACAACATCGATTCAAGGCGGTGGAGGCGGGTGCGGCGGAAGCTATTGTGGGTAGGTTACCTGATCTTGATAAATGTGATTCTGAAAGAGCACTAGCTACGGTTGAACTATTATGTAGAATACCTAATGGATGTTCTGTTTTTGAGAGGAATGCTATGATGACTGTTCCTATATTGGTTAAGATTATATTGAAGATATCGGATAGGGCGACTGAATATGCGGCGGGGGCGTTGTTGTCGTTGTGTTCGGCGTCGGAGATTTGTCGGAAAGAGGCGATTATTGCCGGAGTTTGGACGCAACTTTTGTTACTTGTACAGAGTGATTGTACAGAGAGGGCGAAGAGGAAAGCGCAGATGTTGTTGAAGTTAGTTAGGGATGCATGGCCGGAGGAATCTACGCCGGCGTTAATTTCCGATGAGATAGGTTATAGTGATGTTGTTCTTTACtga